In one Niallia taxi genomic region, the following are encoded:
- a CDS encoding DUF3219 family protein: MINKIKLNDTVIHVKSYKEELIDGLHSITVVFDVGNEDYHAITTLLYKNDFQVTVPETELSFVAAIQQYSTSVTNLYEKGNVGEFTLTLLEKKE; the protein is encoded by the coding sequence ATGATAAACAAAATCAAACTTAATGATACGGTAATACATGTAAAAAGCTATAAAGAAGAGTTAATAGACGGCCTTCATTCTATTACTGTCGTATTTGATGTAGGAAATGAAGACTATCATGCAATTACTACATTATTGTACAAAAATGATTTTCAAGTCACCGTTCCAGAAACAGAGCTGTCCTTTGTTGCAGCTATCCAACAATACTCAACATCTGTCACGAACTTATATGAAAAAGGAAATGTGGGCGAATTTACGTTAACACTGTTGGAGAAAAAGGAATAG
- a CDS encoding LLM class flavin-dependent oxidoreductase, which yields MRLGILDQSPISTNQNAQAALAASAKLAQAGEKFGFTRYWLAEHHDLPGLACSAPEVMLSYIGAHTSTIRIGAGAVLLPYYKPYKVAEVYNMLATLFPNRVDLGIGRAPGGSAEASNALSENFLKQVWAMPENIKELLQFLDDEYPSAHEQAALSAAPVPAISPVPWLLGTSKKSAALAGSLGLSYTFGHFMSENDGPEIVQQYKLAFKKRKNGESKAEVIVAVSVICAETTEQAEAIALSSLIWSLQRAKGQGEKGVPSIEEAKNYKLTEEETEKLISMKEKMIIGNPLEVKNKLSKVSETYGADEIMIVTITYDIADKIQSYRLIAEELLS from the coding sequence ATGAGGTTAGGAATTTTAGATCAATCACCGATTTCTACAAATCAAAATGCCCAAGCTGCCCTAGCTGCGTCTGCCAAATTGGCGCAAGCAGGAGAGAAATTTGGTTTTACACGCTATTGGCTTGCAGAGCATCATGACTTGCCAGGCCTTGCATGCTCAGCACCAGAAGTGATGCTGAGTTATATTGGAGCTCATACAAGTACAATCCGAATTGGTGCAGGTGCTGTTCTATTGCCCTATTATAAGCCATACAAGGTTGCTGAGGTCTACAACATGCTGGCAACATTATTTCCTAATCGGGTCGATTTAGGCATTGGGAGAGCACCTGGTGGTTCAGCAGAAGCAAGTAATGCCCTGAGTGAAAACTTTCTCAAGCAGGTTTGGGCAATGCCTGAAAATATAAAGGAATTGCTACAGTTTTTGGATGATGAATATCCTTCAGCTCACGAGCAAGCAGCATTATCAGCAGCACCTGTTCCAGCGATTTCGCCTGTGCCATGGCTGCTTGGGACAAGCAAAAAAAGCGCTGCGCTTGCAGGATCACTTGGGCTTTCTTATACATTTGGCCATTTTATGAGTGAAAATGATGGACCGGAAATTGTTCAGCAGTATAAACTCGCCTTCAAGAAGCGAAAAAATGGGGAAAGTAAGGCTGAAGTAATTGTGGCTGTTTCTGTAATATGCGCAGAAACAACCGAACAAGCAGAAGCTATTGCCTTAAGCTCCCTCATTTGGTCATTGCAACGGGCAAAGGGGCAAGGGGAAAAAGGTGTTCCTTCAATAGAAGAGGCTAAAAACTATAAGCTCACAGAAGAAGAGACAGAAAAGCTTATTTCCATGAAGGAAAAAATGATTATCGGAAATCCGCTGGAAGTCAAAAACAAGCTCAGCAAAGTAAGTGAGACATATGGTGCTGACGAAATTATGATTGTTACCATTACTTATGACATAGCTGATAAAATACAGTCATACAGGCTGATTGCAGAGGAATTGCTTTCATAA